One Streptomyces coeruleorubidus DNA segment encodes these proteins:
- the lepB gene encoding signal peptidase I, with protein MDTEAQPTERDRSSPPSDSEDTSDPGGPEDRSRFALSRVTEWVPGGRITLTLLACLLFLLLLSTFVLRPFQIPSGSMEQGLRIGDRVLVNKLAYRFGAEPQRGDIVVFDGTGYFGHADYIKRVVGVGGDHVVCCDKEGRIQVNGRPVDESGFLYPGDSPSTVPFDVVVPAGTLFLLGDHRGDSSDSRDHLGSPGGGMVPVDEVIGRADWIVWPFGHATRLHRPDAYARVPVPAAGRAGAHG; from the coding sequence ATGGACACCGAAGCACAGCCGACGGAGCGCGACCGCTCCTCCCCCCCTTCCGACTCCGAGGACACCTCGGATCCCGGAGGACCGGAGGACCGGTCGCGTTTCGCGTTGTCGCGTGTCACCGAGTGGGTCCCGGGCGGCCGGATCACTCTGACGCTGCTGGCCTGCCTGCTCTTCCTGCTGCTGCTCAGCACGTTCGTGCTGCGGCCGTTCCAGATCCCCAGCGGATCCATGGAACAGGGATTGAGGATCGGGGACCGGGTTCTCGTAAATAAGTTGGCGTACCGTTTCGGTGCCGAGCCGCAGCGGGGAGACATCGTCGTGTTCGACGGGACGGGGTACTTCGGGCACGCGGACTACATCAAACGCGTTGTCGGCGTGGGGGGAGACCACGTCGTCTGCTGCGACAAGGAGGGGAGGATCCAGGTGAACGGCCGGCCGGTCGACGAGTCGGGCTTCCTGTACCCCGGCGACAGCCCCTCCACGGTGCCCTTCGACGTCGTCGTGCCCGCCGGCACCCTGTTCCTCCTCGGCGACCACCGGGGCGACTCCAGCGACTCCCGCGACCACCTCGGCTCGCCGGGCGGCGGCATGGTCCCGGTCGACGAGGTGATCGGCCGCGCCGACTGGATCGTCTGGCCCTTCGGCCACGCCACTCGGCTGCACCGCCCCGACGCCTACGCGCGCGTGCCCGTCCCCGCCGCCGGAAGGGCGGGCGCCCATGGGTAA
- the lepB gene encoding signal peptidase I encodes MGNRGKPRGVPASPADNLLPTGARRAASPTGGRTRAERRKLQKKVKRRRRRGAVKEIPLLVGVAVLIALVLKTFLVQAFVIPSGSMEQTIQIGDRVLVDKLTPWFGSKPQRGEVVVFKDPGGWLQDEQTAPVQDDPVVIKQVKEGLTFIGLLPSDNEKDLIKRVVGVGGDRVKCCDTQGRVTVNGIPLNEDYLYPGNAPSDTPFDITVPPGRLWVMGDHRNNSADSRAHQDTDYGGTVSEEEVVGRAMVIAWPFGHWSTLEEPNTYASVSDSAPGSTAAPELSHRVASYDSNGTIQLPTPAELPLVMGVVGLRRVWGRRRHRVRSWRGGCGGWRTVRTRRRGAPRTPRGIRRPGRGQRRDLRE; translated from the coding sequence ATGGGTAACCGCGGCAAACCGCGCGGCGTCCCCGCCAGCCCCGCGGACAACCTGCTGCCCACCGGCGCCCGGCGCGCCGCCAGCCCGACCGGTGGCCGTACGCGCGCCGAGCGGCGCAAGCTCCAGAAGAAGGTCAAGCGGCGCCGCAGGCGCGGTGCCGTCAAGGAGATACCCCTCCTCGTCGGCGTCGCCGTGCTCATAGCGCTCGTGCTGAAGACGTTCCTCGTGCAGGCCTTCGTCATCCCGTCCGGCTCCATGGAGCAGACGATCCAGATCGGCGACCGCGTCCTGGTCGACAAGCTCACCCCGTGGTTCGGTTCCAAGCCGCAGCGCGGGGAGGTCGTCGTCTTCAAGGACCCCGGCGGCTGGCTCCAGGACGAGCAGACCGCCCCTGTGCAGGACGACCCCGTCGTCATCAAGCAGGTCAAGGAAGGGCTCACCTTCATCGGCCTGCTGCCGTCCGACAACGAGAAGGACCTCATCAAACGGGTCGTCGGCGTCGGCGGAGACCGCGTCAAGTGCTGCGACACGCAAGGGCGCGTGACCGTCAACGGCATCCCGCTGAACGAGGACTACCTGTACCCCGGCAACGCCCCGTCCGACACGCCGTTCGACATCACGGTCCCCCCGGGCCGGCTGTGGGTGATGGGCGACCACCGGAACAACTCCGCGGACTCCCGCGCCCACCAGGACACCGACTACGGCGGCACGGTCTCCGAGGAAGAGGTCGTGGGCCGCGCCATGGTCATCGCCTGGCCCTTCGGGCACTGGAGCACCCTGGAGGAACCGAACACCTACGCCTCCGTGTCCGACTCGGCCCCCGGGTCGACCGCTGCTCCCGAACTGTCGCATAGGGTTGCCTCCTACGATTCGAACGGAACGATCCAGCTCCCGACCCCTGCGGAACTCCCGCTCGTTATGGGAGTGGTGGGCCTGCGTCGTGTGTGGGGCAGGCGGCGGCACAGAGTGAGGAGTTGGCGTGGGGGATGTGGCGGTTGGCGCACGGTCCGGACACGACGGCGAGGAGCACCGCGGACGCCCCGCGGGATCCGCCGTCCCGGCCGCGGACAGCGCCGTGACCTCCGGGAATGA
- the lepB gene encoding signal peptidase I yields MGDVAVGARSGHDGEEHRGRPAGSAVPAADSAVTSGNDSGAVEDDRVTGEYSSTAEGEGPGRPARTPKKPRSFWKELPILIGIALVLALLIKTFLVQAFSIPSDSMQNTLQQGDRVLVDKLTPWFGSEPERGEVVVFHDPDNWLAGEPVADPNAFQTFLSWIGLMPSAEEKDLIKRVVGVGGDTVECKNTGPLTVNGKALDEASYVYPGNTPCSVDDQGGQFKVKVPEGYIWVMGDHRQNSRDSRYNQSDKHHGMVPVKDVVGRAIVVAWPINRWDNLPVPDTFDQAGLSAQSAAAGLAVAPQGLALLGVVPVVLWRRRKQ; encoded by the coding sequence GTGGGGGATGTGGCGGTTGGCGCACGGTCCGGACACGACGGCGAGGAGCACCGCGGACGCCCCGCGGGATCCGCCGTCCCGGCCGCGGACAGCGCCGTGACCTCCGGGAATGACTCCGGGGCAGTCGAGGACGACAGGGTGACAGGCGAGTACAGCAGCACAGCCGAGGGCGAGGGGCCGGGCCGCCCGGCCCGGACGCCGAAGAAGCCACGCTCCTTCTGGAAGGAGCTGCCCATCCTGATCGGCATCGCGCTCGTGCTCGCGCTGCTGATCAAGACCTTCCTGGTGCAGGCGTTCTCCATCCCCTCCGACTCGATGCAGAACACCCTCCAGCAGGGCGACCGCGTCCTGGTCGACAAGCTGACCCCGTGGTTCGGCTCCGAGCCCGAGCGTGGCGAGGTCGTCGTCTTCCACGACCCCGACAACTGGCTGGCGGGCGAGCCGGTGGCGGATCCGAACGCCTTCCAGACGTTCCTCAGCTGGATCGGCCTCATGCCGTCCGCGGAGGAGAAGGACCTCATCAAGCGGGTCGTCGGCGTCGGCGGCGACACGGTCGAATGCAAGAACACGGGCCCGCTGACGGTCAACGGCAAGGCGCTGGACGAAGCGTCGTACGTCTACCCCGGCAACACGCCGTGCAGCGTCGACGACCAGGGCGGTCAATTCAAGGTAAAGGTTCCCGAGGGCTACATCTGGGTCATGGGCGACCACCGGCAGAACTCCCGGGACTCCCGCTACAACCAGTCGGACAAGCACCACGGCATGGTCCCGGTGAAGGACGTCGTCGGCCGGGCCATCGTCGTCGCCTGGCCGATCAACCGCTGGGACAACCTGCCGGTGCCGGACACCTTCGACCAGGCCGGTCTCAGCGCCCAGTCGGCCGCGGCCGGTCTGGCGGTGGCGCCGCAGGGGCTGGCGCTGCTGGGGGTGGTGCCGGTGGTGCTGTGGCGCCGCCGGAAGCAGTGA
- the lepB gene encoding signal peptidase I: protein MGGESMTHTAPRSGGTGSGPVGSRTGQRLSGLAVALGLVLFLGGFAWGAVVYRPYTVPTSSMTPTIDAGDRVLAQRVDGADVRRGDVVVFKDTTWGNVPMVKRVVAVGGDTVSCCQDGKLKVNGKEIDEAYLAEGTPAEITGFPTVNVPEGRLFLLGDERGSSVDSTAHLTDAAGGTVSRGAVDARVDAVVWPMNGMLARPTGFESLGDLSSPGPLRTITALVIAGAVLVLGGGAYGPLAKGAARARRAGAEPAGVR from the coding sequence ATGGGTGGCGAGAGCATGACGCACACGGCCCCGCGCAGCGGTGGCACAGGCTCGGGCCCGGTGGGCAGCCGGACCGGACAGCGGTTGTCCGGGCTGGCCGTCGCACTGGGCCTTGTGCTGTTCCTGGGGGGTTTCGCCTGGGGGGCGGTGGTCTACCGGCCGTACACCGTGCCCACCAGTTCGATGACGCCGACGATCGACGCGGGCGACCGGGTGCTGGCGCAGCGCGTCGACGGCGCTGATGTGCGCCGCGGTGATGTCGTCGTGTTCAAGGACACCACCTGGGGCAACGTGCCGATGGTCAAGCGCGTGGTGGCCGTCGGCGGAGACACGGTCTCCTGCTGCCAGGACGGCAAGCTGAAGGTCAACGGCAAGGAGATCGACGAGGCGTACCTGGCCGAGGGCACACCGGCGGAGATCACCGGCTTCCCGACCGTGAACGTCCCCGAGGGGCGCCTGTTCCTGCTCGGCGACGAGCGCGGCAGCTCCGTGGACTCCACCGCCCACCTGACCGACGCCGCCGGCGGCACGGTGTCACGCGGAGCCGTCGACGCGCGCGTGGACGCCGTCGTCTGGCCCATGAACGGCATGCTGGCGCGTCCCACCGGCTTCGAGTCGCTCGGCGACCTCTCCTCGCCCGGACCGCTGCGGACGATCACCGCCCTGGTGATCGCCGGCGCCGTGCTCGTCCTGGGCGGGGGCGCCTACGGACCCCTCGCCAAGGGCGCGGCCCGGGCCCGGCGGGCGGGCGCGGAGCCCGCAGGTGTCCGCTGA
- a CDS encoding NUDIX hydrolase, with the protein MSAEAVGAGQDTYEGGLRKVARVVLLDPQDRILLLHGHEPDDPADDWWFTPGGGVEGEETREEAALRELAEETGITEVELGPVLWRRMCSFPFAGRRWDQDEWYFLARTDRTAIEAVGLTELERRSVAGARWWTCPELCRAHETVYPTRLAGLLRTLLDEGPPARPVILDPEIV; encoded by the coding sequence GTGTCCGCTGAGGCCGTGGGGGCGGGCCAGGACACCTACGAGGGCGGGCTGCGCAAGGTCGCCCGGGTCGTGCTGCTCGACCCGCAGGACCGCATCCTGCTGCTGCACGGGCACGAGCCGGACGATCCGGCCGACGACTGGTGGTTCACACCCGGCGGCGGTGTGGAGGGCGAGGAGACCCGTGAAGAGGCCGCCCTGCGGGAACTCGCCGAGGAGACGGGCATCACCGAGGTCGAGCTCGGCCCGGTGCTGTGGCGGCGGATGTGCTCCTTCCCGTTCGCGGGCCGCCGCTGGGACCAGGACGAGTGGTACTTCCTGGCTCGTACGGACCGCACGGCGATCGAGGCCGTGGGGCTGACCGAGCTGGAGCGGCGCAGTGTCGCCGGAGCGCGCTGGTGGACGTGTCCGGAACTTTGCCGGGCACATGAGACGGTGTATCCGACGAGACTCGCCGGGCTGCTGCGCACGCTGCTCGACGAAGGTCCCCCGGCCAGGCCCGTGATCCTTGACCCGGAAATCGTCTAG
- a CDS encoding DUF2469 domain-containing protein → MSAEDLEKYETEMELKLYREYRDVVGLFKYVIETERRFYLTNDYEMQVHSVQGEVFFEVSMADAWVWDMYRPARFVKQVRVLTFKDVNIEELNKSDLELPSG, encoded by the coding sequence ATGAGCGCCGAGGACCTCGAGAAGTACGAGACCGAGATGGAGCTGAAGCTCTACCGGGAGTACCGCGATGTCGTCGGTCTGTTCAAATACGTGATCGAAACCGAGCGGCGCTTCTACCTGACCAACGACTACGAGATGCAGGTGCACTCGGTCCAGGGTGAGGTGTTCTTCGAGGTGTCCATGGCGGATGCCTGGGTGTGGGACATGTACCGGCCGGCGCGGTTCGTGAAGCAGGTCCGGGTCCTCACTTTCAAGGACGTGAACATCGAGGAGCTGAACAAGAGCGACCTCGAGCTGCCGAGCGGGTGA
- a CDS encoding YraN family protein has product MIVGAGGGADMNARSAMGRYGETLAARRLAETGLTILERNWRSGRSGEIDIVARDGDVLVVCEVKTRREGPFEHPMAAVTPQKAERLRDLAERWIQTHGGAPPGGVRIDVVGVLLPARGAAVVEHVRGVA; this is encoded by the coding sequence GTGATCGTTGGCGCCGGAGGTGGTGCCGACATGAACGCACGCAGTGCCATGGGCAGGTACGGAGAGACTCTGGCGGCTCGGCGGCTGGCGGAGACCGGGTTGACGATCCTGGAGCGCAACTGGCGCTCCGGCCGGAGCGGTGAGATCGACATCGTGGCCAGGGACGGGGACGTCCTGGTCGTCTGCGAGGTGAAGACCCGCAGGGAGGGGCCCTTCGAGCATCCGATGGCCGCCGTGACCCCGCAGAAGGCGGAGCGGCTGCGAGACCTCGCCGAGCGGTGGATCCAGACGCATGGGGGCGCACCGCCCGGCGGGGTCCGCATCGACGTGGTCGGGGTGCTGCTGCCGGCCCGCGGCGCGGCCGTGGTCGAGCACGTGCGGGGGGTGGCCTGA
- a CDS encoding YifB family Mg chelatase-like AAA ATPase → MAFARTCSVALVGVEGVVVEVQADLEPGVAAFTLVGLPDKSLTESRDRVRAAVVNSGAAWPQKKLTVGLSPASVPKSGSGFDLAVAAAVLGAAERIDPRVLADIVMIGELGLDGRVRPVRGVLPAVLAAADAGYEQVVVPECAAAEASLVPGVSVLGVRSLRQLIAVLADEPVPDEDPDEQGRPDPLLAGLRMPGTGAATGMHSVGAAQHEPGHDLADVVGQISARTAVEVAAAGGHHLFLEGPPGAGKTMLAERLPAILPRLGRQESLEVTAVHSVAGLLPPGKPLIDVAPYCAPHHSATMQALVGGGPGVARPGAVSLSHRGVLFLDETPEFNSQALDALRQPLEAGHVVIARSAGVVRFPAKFLMVLAANPCPCGRFSQRDDLCECPPSAIRRYQARLSGPLLDRVDLRVEVDRVTRTELTASGARGESTATVADRVRAARERATERLAGTPWRTNSEVPGRELRSRWYAVSGAMDEAERNLERGVLTARGLDRVLRVAWTVADLVGHDRPDATDVALALQLRTGVPRGVPMAIGALT, encoded by the coding sequence ATGGCATTCGCCCGCACGTGTTCGGTGGCGCTGGTGGGCGTCGAGGGCGTGGTCGTCGAGGTCCAGGCCGACCTGGAGCCGGGCGTCGCGGCGTTCACGCTGGTGGGGCTGCCCGACAAGAGCCTGACCGAGAGCCGGGACCGAGTGCGTGCCGCGGTCGTCAACTCGGGCGCGGCCTGGCCCCAGAAGAAACTCACGGTCGGGCTGAGCCCGGCCTCCGTCCCCAAGAGCGGCAGCGGCTTCGACCTGGCCGTCGCCGCGGCGGTCCTCGGCGCGGCGGAGCGCATCGACCCCCGGGTCCTCGCCGACATCGTGATGATCGGGGAACTGGGGCTGGACGGGCGGGTGCGGCCGGTGCGCGGGGTGTTGCCGGCGGTGCTGGCGGCGGCGGACGCGGGGTACGAGCAGGTGGTGGTGCCGGAGTGTGCCGCCGCCGAGGCGTCCCTGGTGCCTGGGGTCTCCGTACTGGGCGTCCGGAGCCTGCGCCAGCTGATCGCCGTCCTGGCCGACGAACCCGTGCCCGACGAGGATCCGGACGAGCAGGGCCGCCCGGACCCGCTCCTCGCCGGCCTGCGGATGCCGGGCACGGGCGCCGCCACGGGCATGCACAGCGTCGGCGCGGCCCAGCACGAGCCCGGCCACGACCTGGCGGACGTCGTCGGGCAGATCTCGGCGCGCACGGCGGTGGAGGTGGCCGCGGCGGGCGGACACCACCTGTTCCTGGAGGGGCCGCCCGGCGCCGGCAAGACGATGCTCGCGGAGCGGCTGCCCGCCATCCTGCCCCGGCTCGGCCGGCAGGAGTCACTGGAGGTCACCGCGGTCCACTCGGTGGCGGGCCTGCTGCCCCCGGGCAAGCCCCTGATCGACGTCGCCCCCTACTGCGCCCCGCACCACTCGGCCACGATGCAGGCACTCGTCGGCGGCGGCCCGGGCGTCGCGCGGCCCGGCGCGGTGTCGCTGTCCCACCGGGGAGTCCTCTTCCTGGACGAGACGCCCGAGTTCAACAGCCAGGCCCTGGACGCCCTGCGCCAGCCGCTGGAGGCGGGGCATGTGGTCATCGCGCGCAGTGCGGGAGTGGTGCGCTTCCCGGCGAAGTTCCTGATGGTGCTCGCGGCCAACCCCTGCCCGTGCGGCCGGTTCTCGCAGCGGGACGACCTGTGCGAGTGCCCTCCCTCGGCGATCCGCCGCTACCAGGCCAGGCTCTCCGGCCCGCTGCTCGACCGGGTCGACCTGCGCGTCGAGGTGGACCGCGTCACCCGCACCGAGCTGACCGCCTCCGGCGCGCGCGGCGAGTCCACCGCGACGGTCGCCGACCGGGTGCGGGCGGCCCGAGAGCGGGCGACGGAGCGCCTCGCCGGCACTCCGTGGCGCACGAACAGCGAGGTACCCGGCCGCGAGCTGCGCAGCCGCTGGTACGCCGTGTCCGGGGCGATGGACGAGGCCGAGCGGAACCTGGAGCGGGGCGTCCTGACCGCCCGCGGCCTCGACCGGGTCCTGCGCGTCGCTTGGACCGTCGCCGATCTCGTCGGCCACGACCGGCCCGACGCGACGGACGTCGCCCTCGCGCTCCAGTTGCGCACCGGTGTCCCGAGGGGCGTGCCCATGGCCATCGGAGCGCTGACGTGA
- the dprA gene encoding DNA-processing protein DprA, whose translation MSAAGEDVSVAREPDEELLARVLLTRVIEPGDEVGGRWVREFGVRGLARRLAEGGRPLAGVSGKRWNGLLARAEAARPREDLAVAREAGVRFIGPGDAEWPGQLDDLGDARPLGLWVRGRASLRMWALKSVAVVGARACTEYGAHMAATLAAGLAEQGWVVVSGGAYGVDGAAHRGALGAGGATVAVLACGVDRPYPRGHTQLIGRIAEQGLVIGELPPGDHPTPSRFILRNRVIAALTRGTVVVEAAHRSGSLATARAAQRLGRHTMGVPGPATSGLSAGVHELLRGEAVLVTDAADVVELVGAIGQLAPDRRGPVLPRDLLDPATRQVLAALPGGRAARPDEIARRAQTAQDDAIARLYELRALGYVERHGDGWKLTRQAVMSVRGGPGPC comes from the coding sequence GTGAGCGCCGCCGGCGAAGACGTGAGCGTCGCCCGCGAACCGGACGAAGAGCTGCTCGCCCGGGTCCTGCTCACCCGTGTCATCGAGCCCGGTGACGAGGTCGGTGGGCGGTGGGTGCGGGAGTTCGGGGTGCGGGGCCTGGCCCGGCGGCTGGCGGAGGGTGGGCGGCCCCTGGCCGGGGTGAGCGGGAAGCGGTGGAATGGGCTGCTGGCCAGGGCCGAGGCGGCTCGGCCGCGTGAGGACCTCGCCGTCGCCCGGGAGGCCGGGGTGCGGTTCATCGGTCCCGGCGACGCGGAGTGGCCGGGGCAGCTCGATGATCTCGGGGATGCCCGGCCGCTGGGGCTGTGGGTGCGCGGTCGGGCCAGTCTGCGGATGTGGGCGCTGAAGTCGGTGGCCGTCGTCGGCGCTCGCGCCTGTACCGAGTACGGGGCGCACATGGCGGCCACCCTCGCCGCCGGCCTCGCCGAGCAGGGCTGGGTCGTGGTGTCCGGCGGCGCCTACGGAGTCGACGGCGCCGCCCACCGCGGCGCCCTCGGCGCGGGCGGCGCCACCGTCGCCGTCCTCGCCTGCGGCGTCGACCGCCCCTACCCGCGCGGACACACCCAGCTGATCGGCAGGATCGCCGAACAGGGACTGGTCATCGGTGAGTTGCCGCCCGGTGATCACCCGACACCGAGCCGGTTCATCCTGCGGAACCGGGTGATCGCGGCGCTCACCCGCGGCACCGTGGTCGTCGAGGCCGCCCACCGCAGCGGCTCCCTGGCCACGGCACGGGCGGCACAGCGCCTCGGCCGGCACACCATGGGCGTACCGGGCCCGGCCACCAGCGGCCTGTCCGCCGGGGTGCACGAGCTGCTGCGCGGGGAGGCGGTCCTGGTCACCGACGCCGCGGACGTCGTCGAACTGGTCGGCGCCATCGGACAGCTGGCCCCCGACCGGCGCGGCCCCGTCCTGCCCCGGGACCTGCTCGATCCGGCCACCCGGCAGGTGCTCGCCGCGCTGCCGGGTGGCCGGGCGGCCCGGCCGGACGAGATCGCGCGCCGCGCGCAGACCGCACAGGACGACGCGATCGCGAGACTGTACGAACTCCGAGCACTCGGTTACGTCGAACGACACGGCGACGGCTGGAAGTTGACACGCCAGGCGGTGATGTCGGTCCGCGGCGGTCCCGGACCATGCTGA
- the whiG gene encoding RNA polymerase sigma factor WhiG, giving the protein MPQHTSGSDRAAIPPAARDGGSVRPPAPSTLDELWRSYKATGDERLREQLILHYSPLVKYVAGRVSVGLPSNVEQADFVSSGVFGLIDAIEKFDIDREIKFETYAITRIRGAMIDELRALDWIPRSVRQKARNVERAYATLEARLRRTPTEGEVAAEMDIAVEELHAVFSQLSLANVVALEELLHGGGEGGDGLSVMDTLEDTAADNPVEVAEDRELRRFLARAINTLPEREKTVVTLYYYEGLTLAEIGNVLGVTESRVSQIHTKSVLQLRAKLASFGR; this is encoded by the coding sequence ATGCCCCAGCACACCTCCGGGTCCGACCGGGCGGCGATCCCCCCAGCCGCCCGTGACGGTGGCAGCGTGCGGCCGCCCGCTCCCTCGACGCTCGACGAGCTGTGGCGGTCGTACAAGGCGACGGGGGACGAGCGGCTGCGGGAGCAGCTGATCCTGCACTACTCGCCGCTCGTGAAGTACGTCGCCGGCCGGGTCAGCGTGGGCCTGCCGTCCAACGTCGAGCAGGCGGACTTCGTCTCGTCCGGGGTGTTCGGGCTGATCGACGCGATCGAGAAGTTCGACATCGACCGCGAGATCAAGTTCGAGACGTACGCGATCACCCGGATCCGGGGCGCGATGATCGACGAGCTGCGGGCCCTGGACTGGATCCCCCGGTCGGTCCGGCAGAAGGCGCGCAACGTGGAGCGCGCGTACGCCACGCTGGAGGCGCGGCTGCGGCGGACACCGACGGAGGGCGAGGTGGCCGCCGAGATGGACATCGCCGTGGAGGAACTCCACGCCGTGTTCAGCCAGTTGTCGCTGGCCAACGTGGTGGCCCTGGAGGAGCTGCTGCACGGCGGAGGCGAGGGCGGCGACGGGCTCAGCGTCATGGACACGCTGGAGGACACCGCCGCCGACAACCCGGTGGAGGTCGCCGAGGACCGGGAACTCCGCAGGTTCCTCGCGCGGGCGATCAACACGCTGCCCGAGCGGGAGAAGACCGTGGTCACGCTGTACTACTACGAGGGGCTCACCCTGGCCGAGATCGGGAACGTGCTGGGCGTGACCGAGAGCCGGGTCAGCCAGATCCACACCAAGTCGGTGCTCCAGCTGAGAGCGAAACTGGCGAGCTTCGGCCGCTGA
- a CDS encoding TetR/AcrR family transcriptional regulator: MAEHRSMQRAALLDAARSLLSEGGTEALTFPALAERTGLARSSVYEYFRSRAAVVEELCEVDFPVWAAEVSAAMERAGTAEAKVEAYVRQQLELVGDRRHRAVVAISASELDAGAREKIRAAHGGLVAMIVEALGELGHEQPRLAAMLVQGVVDAAVRRIELGAAEEPGVVAEAAVSMALRGVRG; the protein is encoded by the coding sequence GTGGCCGAGCACCGGTCGATGCAGCGAGCCGCCCTGCTGGACGCGGCTCGTTCCTTGTTGTCCGAGGGCGGTACGGAGGCGCTGACCTTCCCGGCCCTCGCCGAGCGGACGGGGCTCGCGCGCTCGTCCGTCTACGAGTACTTCCGGTCACGGGCGGCCGTGGTCGAGGAGCTGTGCGAGGTCGACTTTCCCGTCTGGGCGGCGGAAGTGTCCGCGGCGATGGAGCGGGCGGGGACGGCCGAGGCCAAGGTCGAGGCGTATGTGCGGCAGCAGCTGGAGCTGGTGGGGGACCGGCGGCATCGGGCCGTGGTGGCGATCTCGGCGAGTGAGCTGGACGCCGGGGCCCGGGAGAAGATCCGGGCGGCGCATGGCGGGCTGGTCGCGATGATCGTCGAGGCGCTCGGTGAGCTGGGGCATGAGCAGCCCCGGCTGGCGGCGATGCTGGTGCAGGGGGTTGTGGACGCGGCGGTGCGGCGGATCGAGCTGGGGGCTGCGGAGGAGC